The window GTTAATGACCTTTTTGCTAATTATTTTTAACCGTTTTATAACGGAACAGCTATATGATAAAAAATTCTCTTATTGAGAAAATGGAAATTTCGATAATGTCTAATAAAGGTTCTGATGAAATTGACCTTGCTACATTTTTTTTGATGATTGATGGTGCAATAAAAGCTCGACGGTTCCTTGCAATTGGTTTATTTTTTGGTGCTATCATTATTGCGCTCGCTTTTGCTTTTTTGTCCACGCCAATATATAAAGCAGAATTGTTATTATCCATCATTAATCAACAAGGAGGTTCTTCACTTAGTGGATTAGGTGCAAGCATGCTTGGAGGCATTGGTTTTGGCCCCGAAGATGCTGATCAGGCTGCAAATATTGCTGCGCTAACTTCTCGTGCTGTGGTTAATTCATTTATTGAAAAAAATAATCTTATCCCAATACTTTTTGAAACTAATTGGGACAAGGAGAATAAAAAATGGATTAACGATAAAAAACCTACCGATGGTGATGCTTATCGATTATTTACTAAATATATATGTAGCGTTACTCCGGACAAGAAGACAGGCATTGTCTCCTTGACTATCGACTGGACCGATCCCGAGATTGCTGCATCATGGGCTAATGATTTTGTTCGTCATGCTGATCTGTACATGCGTCAAGAAACAATAGAAGATTCTCAACGTGGAATTGATTTTCTACAGGCTGAATTGCGTAAAACTACTACGGTGGAGGTTCAACAATCAATTCTTCAGCTTATGGAAAGCCAATTCAAAAAAAGCATGATGGCTAATACCGCGAGTCGTTATGTATATAAAGTTCTTGATCCTGCGACTGTGCCTGATCGCAAGGATCGTCCCAAGCGATTACTGATATTAATTTTAGGAGGATTGCTGGGAGCGATGCTTGGAATTTTTGTTCCATTGATTATTTTGCAATTAAGTAGGTTTCGTGCCCGTATTCATATTTATCGTCAGGCATTGACTGAAAGCGAATCTCAGTGTGAATGACTCTGAATTCTGGTATATTTCGCTTTCCGTGGTCTTCATGCCCACTCTCTCTTCTTGGCAATAGGACTTGGATCTTCGTGTTTGACCAGAAGTACATTCGCAATTTCTCCATCATTGCCCACATCGATCACGGTAAATCCACTCTTGCCGATCGCTTCATTGAGCGTTGTGGTGGACTGACTCAACGCGAGATGGAAGCTCAGGTACTTGATTCCATGGACTTGGAACGAGAGCGCGGCATCACTATCAAGGCTCGGGCTGTTTCCCTTCATTATCACGGTGAGGATGGCCATAACTATCAACTGAATTTCATTGATACCCCTGGTCACGTCGATTTTGCTTATGAAGTTTCGCGTTCATTGGCCGCCTGCGAGGGAGCATTGCTGGTCGTAGACGCCGCTCAGGGCGTGGAAGCTCAGAGTGTCGCTAATTGTTATACGGCCATTGAGCAGGGCTTAGAGGTAGTTCCGGTACTTAATAAGATGGATCTACCCAACGCTGATCCCGAGCGGGTAATTAAGGAAGTTGAGGAAATTATCGGCATTGAAGCCAAAGATGCGGTGCAAGTCAGTGCTAAAACTGGCTTGGGCGTGGATGCGTTGTTGGAACAACTTATCGCCCGGATTCCCGTCCCCGATGGCGACCCCGTAGCGCCTCTTCAGGCGCTAATTATCGACTCGTGGTTCGATAACTATGTAGGGGTAATCTCCCTGGTGCGGGTGATCAATGGTTGTCTGATTCCTCGTCAAAAAATTCGCGTCATGTCTAGCGGGCGGGTTTATCAGGTTGAAAGCGTGGGTGTGTTTACTCCCAAACGTCTTTCTACCAATGGCCTTGGTGTGGGAGAAGTTGGGTTTGTCATTGCAGGGGTCAAGGAGATTCACGGTGCCCCGGTAGGCGACACTCTGACCGATGCAGATCATCCGGCCGTCAGTTCCCTGGCAGGCTTTAAAAAGATTCAACCTAATGTCTTTGCTGGGTTATTTCCTGTTGACTCGGATGCTTATGAGTCATTTCGGGAAGCATTGGCTAAACTTAGCCTCAATGATGCAGCACTGTTTTATGAACCGGAAACTTCGGTGGCCCTCGGCTTTGGTTTTCGTTGCGGTTTTCTTGGGTTACTGCACATGGAGATCATTCAAGAGCGTCTAGAGCGGGAGTATGCCCTGAATTTGGTAACCACAGCTCCGACCGTGATCTACGAGGTAGTAACCACCACGGGCGAGATCCTGCGGGTAGATAATCCTGCTGATCTTCCTGAGCCTGGGAAGATTGCCGAGATCCGTGAACCAATTATCCAGGCCAATCTTCTCACGCCACCTAGCTATCTTGGTGCGGTGATTGGATTGTGCGAAGAAAAACGTGGTAGTCAACGACGATTGCAATATCTGGGCAACCAAGTAGCGTTGACTTATGATTTACCTCTCAACGAAGTGGTGCTGGATTTTTTTGATCGCCTCAAGTCAAATAGCCGTGGTTATGCTTCGATGGATTACCATTTCGAGCGTTTCCAGGTGGCCTTGTTGGTTAGGCTTGACATTCTGATTAATGGTGATCGGGTGGATGCGCTTTCGGTGATCGTTCATCATGACCAGGCTTATCATCGCGGGCGTGAATTAGTAGAGAAGATGAAGGAACTCATTCCTCGCCAGATGTTCGAGGTAGCGATTCAAGCCGCGATTGGCTCTCATATCATTGCCCGCAGCACGGTCAAGGCAATGCGCAAGAATGTACTTGCCAAATGCTATGGCGGTGATGTGACGCGCAAGAAAAAACTTTTAGAACGTCAAAAGGAAGGTAAGAAACGCATGAAGCAAATCGGGTCCGTCCATATTCCCCAAGAGGCTTTTCTGGCAGTTCTCCAGGTGGGTAAAAAATAGGCCATTCCTTTCAAAATTTTTCTACCGGATATATCGATAAAATGAATCTCGATTTCCCAACCATTTTAGTTATTGCAACTTTTTTTACCGGAGCCATCTGGGCGGGAGATATCTTATTTTTTTCCCGGCGTCGACGCGCATCTATTGCCAAAAGCAATTTCAAAAATACTGCGGAAACGTTACACTCTATCAAGGAACCAATATTAGTTGAGACTGCCCGTTCGTTTTTTCCCGTGATTTTAATCGTGTTACTCTTGCGCTCCTTTTTGGTGGAACCGTTCCGTATTCCATCAGGGTCGATGATGCCCACCTTGTTGGTGGGAGACTTTATTTTGGTAAATAAATTTACCTACGGAATCAGGTTGCCAGTGCTGGATAAGAAAATCATCAGCATTGGTGAACCACAACGAGGCGATGTAATTGTTTTTCGTTATCCAGAAGATCCGAAGATTGATTATATCAAGCGCGTGGTTGGACTTCCCGGCGATCGCGTGGGATACCATAATAAAGAATTAAGTATAAATGGTAAAAAAATCGAGGTTCTCCCCATTGGTATTTATCAGGGAGTAGGAGCTGGGACGGTGATGTCTGGAAGTAGCCATTTTCATGAACGACTTGGAAGCATAGAACATAATATCTTGACTGCGCCAGGACATAAATCTTTGGAGGGAGATTTTGTGGTTCCTCCGGGTCAATATTTTGTTATGGGTGATAACCGTGATAATAGTAAAGATAGTCGCTATTGGGGAACGCTTCCCGAAGAAAATTTGGTAGGAAAGGCATTTTTTATTTGGATGAATTGGGATTGGTCTAATGGAGGGATTGGCTGGAGTCGAATTGGTAATATAATTCGTTGAAATAATGTCGTCGAGAAATTTCAATCCTTTTGGATCGAGGATAGTTCTGTGAGGTGGGACTCATAAGTCCCAGTTTGACTAGCTTAAGTTCAAGACATCTAACTATGTTGCAACGAATTAAGACTTATCTTACGAATGCTTTCTATCGTAGCTTTGAACGCAAGCAGTAATGCAAACAACAGAATGGATGGGACGAAAATAATTTATCGTAAGGGTTAAAATATTTAACCACAATATTTTTCTATCCAAGGGGCGGAGAAAACCGTCCCTTTTCTTCTTTGCCCTCAAGTGTGGGGTTTTTTAGGGACACTGATGAAATCAAAGCAACATGGTATGTCGTTTTGGGGAGTCATGGCGATTACGGCCATGACGGGTTTTTTTGTACTGCTGGCGATGAAGCTGTTTCCAGTGTATTCGGATGACCTCAAGGTTAAAAATACCTTGGATGTGTTGGAAAAAAGCGGTAATGGCAGGAGCAGAGAGGCAATCATAGAGCAATTTGCACGCCAGCTGGATATTAATGACGTGAGAAGTGTACAACCGACTAAACTTAAGCTGGAGCCTATAGATAGTGGTTTTTCCGCTGATCTGACTTATGAAGTTAGAGTT is drawn from Gammaproteobacteria bacterium and contains these coding sequences:
- a CDS encoding DUF4845 domain-containing protein, producing the protein MKSKQHGMSFWGVMAITAMTGFFVLLAMKLFPVYSDDLKVKNTLDVLEKSGNGRSREAIIEQFARQLDINDVRSVQPTKLKLEPIDSGFSADLTYEVRVPIVYNVDAVVKFSHHRDLP
- the lepB gene encoding signal peptidase I, which encodes MNLDFPTILVIATFFTGAIWAGDILFFSRRRRASIAKSNFKNTAETLHSIKEPILVETARSFFPVILIVLLLRSFLVEPFRIPSGSMMPTLLVGDFILVNKFTYGIRLPVLDKKIISIGEPQRGDVIVFRYPEDPKIDYIKRVVGLPGDRVGYHNKELSINGKKIEVLPIGIYQGVGAGTVMSGSSHFHERLGSIEHNILTAPGHKSLEGDFVVPPGQYFVMGDNRDNSKDSRYWGTLPEENLVGKAFFIWMNWDWSNGGIGWSRIGNIIR
- the lepA gene encoding 30S ribosomal subunit biogenesis factor LepA, coding for MFDQKYIRNFSIIAHIDHGKSTLADRFIERCGGLTQREMEAQVLDSMDLERERGITIKARAVSLHYHGEDGHNYQLNFIDTPGHVDFAYEVSRSLAACEGALLVVDAAQGVEAQSVANCYTAIEQGLEVVPVLNKMDLPNADPERVIKEVEEIIGIEAKDAVQVSAKTGLGVDALLEQLIARIPVPDGDPVAPLQALIIDSWFDNYVGVISLVRVINGCLIPRQKIRVMSSGRVYQVESVGVFTPKRLSTNGLGVGEVGFVIAGVKEIHGAPVGDTLTDADHPAVSSLAGFKKIQPNVFAGLFPVDSDAYESFREALAKLSLNDAALFYEPETSVALGFGFRCGFLGLLHMEIIQERLEREYALNLVTTAPTVIYEVVTTTGEILRVDNPADLPEPGKIAEIREPIIQANLLTPPSYLGAVIGLCEEKRGSQRRLQYLGNQVALTYDLPLNEVVLDFFDRLKSNSRGYASMDYHFERFQVALLVRLDILINGDRVDALSVIVHHDQAYHRGRELVEKMKELIPRQMFEVAIQAAIGSHIIARSTVKAMRKNVLAKCYGGDVTRKKKLLERQKEGKKRMKQIGSVHIPQEAFLAVLQVGKK
- a CDS encoding hypothetical protein (Evidence 5 : Unknown function) — its product is MIKNSLIEKMEISIMSNKGSDEIDLATFFLMIDGAIKARRFLAIGLFFGAIIIALAFAFLSTPIYKAELLLSIINQQGGSSLSGLGASMLGGIGFGPEDADQAANIAALTSRAVVNSFIEKNNLIPILFETNWDKENKKWINDKKPTDGDAYRLFTKYICSVTPDKKTGIVSLTIDWTDPEIAASWANDFVRHADLYMRQETIEDSQRGIDFLQAELRKTTTVEVQQSILQLMESQFKKSMMANTASRYVYKVLDPATVPDRKDRPKRLLILILGGLLGAMLGIFVPLIILQLSRFRARIHIYRQALTESESQCE